From the genome of Monomorium pharaonis isolate MP-MQ-018 chromosome 2, ASM1337386v2, whole genome shotgun sequence, one region includes:
- the LOC105834101 gene encoding uncharacterized protein LOC105834101, with protein MEYRGMCCISVSLVARIIGAYTMSTSLLLINVLVSNFFSRKGDDDFFESIKTWAILGVNWMQAIRYTHLQKKAQTALICFLIYAITFLLASAYLALGSILRRHMSAVPWMYLQMISVIDQTVALSNHIIHEQQSTLYLWYITVCSIYLMMSVYSWMIVEAARNQWYDERNQIANIEPNILDFVSTTSTSSSSKSPSFLSQNFSMFESSRPPMILPK; from the exons ATGGAGTATCGTGGCATGTGTTGCATTAGTGTGTCGCTCGTGGCGAGGATAATCGGGGCGTACACGATG tcCACCtcgcttttattaataaacgtgTTGGTAAGTAACTTTTTCTCAAGGAAGGGGGATGATGATTTTTTCGAATCTATCAAAACTTGGGCTATTTTGGGAGTAAATTGGATGCAGGCAATCAGATATACGCATCTGCAGAAAAAAG CGCAAACCGCTTTGATATGTTTTCTCATATATGCCATCACGTTTTTGTTGGCCAGTGCATATCTCGCTTTAGGATCGATATTG AGGAGACATATGAGTGCCGTGCCTTGGATGTATTTGCAAATGATTAGCGTGATAGATCAAACCGTGGCGCTATCTAATCATATAATACATGAACAGCAGAGTACTTTATATTTGTGGTACATTACGGTATGCAGCATCTATTTGA TGATGAGCGTGTATTCTTGGATGATCGTGGAAGCAGCTCGAAATCAATGGTACGACGAGCGGAACCAAATTGCAAATATTGAACCAAATATATTGGATTTTGTATCAACAACGTCAACAAGTAGCAGTTCGAAGTCACCGTCTTTcctttcacaaaatttttcaatgtttgAATCATCGCGTCCGCCGATGATTCTGCCTAAATAG
- the LOC105834102 gene encoding probable ATP-dependent RNA helicase DDX31, whose amino-acid sequence MTIQDMDICLNVTADPAVTKKKNTLRRSEYSTTSIKRLKKQSFHKDAVPDSKDLKRNANTQVTGSKKRIKQKSLAAIFANKLSETNVIQNAQHFQVPSHGKDVTAKVAKPKNIKQSNATNKKNVKSDRILSAANFDFTNESIVSFTKATKHNGKTLLAKMRDSKNESKRSLSDIFSSQLKSPNESGAINLSQKHDIHKNKFKLDKKSKVVTKEKQVLKSSTIPFITNSDSTNKLARALTKEHVNRALLSKKKDKLKAKTKRLPVIFSTQLKSKNESGTINLCHKYDVHKDNFKSDKKSKVVTKEKPISKSDKIPSSTNFGSKNESAVAFSKITNEYTNKIQLAKKKDLKAEPKRSLSDIFSSQLKNQNESDTLNLIQKHDISTDNFKSDKKNKVIGKEPALKNTKKTDILNKRKERKNKKQIINNDRELDKTPQLTHRTGGKFSSLFGNNPEVPTIGQRLVKPVHEPVFTEITFADLNIHPFTISNLEQSMGITKMTTVQQKAIPQIFSAKDVLIRSQTGSGKTLAYALPIVELLHKIRPQLSRNSGLLALIIVPTRELALQTYECFIKLVKPFTWIVPGYIFGGEKRKAEKARLRKGCNILISTPGRLLDHIKHTKALRLNDVKYFVLDEADRMLDMGYEMDISGIVSALKVSSNNEESGYDAMKIFKQNSKKIFTDKVIEEISKEDIKSKIENNNSRSKKKQIYHSSDENDAGQAADGISSFPSKKRKKDTKHSDMNQESDLKTENVPNVERDYENQSRRQTILLSATLTQAVEKLAGLTMHDPIFVDAAKETLEASGGDASEINEDLVVPQSVNQIYLITPPKLRMVTLSAYIAGRCQTPGEHKILIFMATQDMVDYHTEILSAVLTKPVDDDDEDSDPLVDVEFFKLHGNMIQKERTEVFKTFSQAKSGVLLCTDVAARGLDMPKVDCVVQYTGPISTRDYVHRIGRTARAGCSGTATIFLTPSEIEFVRMLESRRIRIKQQDMNDVLDKLLGPLSKHNSVQAAAIALQNDFEDLVLENKQLRAKACKAYVSWMRFYTSYPRDMREIFNRKELHLGHYAKSFALRFPPHQVGGIVRKLREKDISTQPRHNNRLSNNKSSDGVPQKKQRTRNDGGGQRTGLLKRVRMLNTSEYDSGLEPPKKPKK is encoded by the exons ATGACAATTCAAGACATGGATATCTGTTTAAATGTAACGGCGGATCCAGctgttacaaagaaaaag AATACATTAAGAAGAAGTGAATATTCCACAACATCAATTAAAAGGTTAAAGAAACAATCATTTCATAAAGATGCTGTACCAGATAGCAAGGACTTAAAGAGAAACGCGAATACGCAAGTGACGGGGTCTAAAAAGAGAATTAAGCAGAAATCATTGGCAGCTATCTTCGCTAACAAGTTGAGCGAAACAAATGTCATCCAAAACGCACAGCACTTTCAGGTTCCATCTCACGGTAAAGACGTAACAGCGAAAGTAGCAAAgccaaaaaatattaaacagtcTAATGCCACAAACAAGAAGAATGTGAAATCTGACAGGATTCTCTCTGCtgcaaattttgattttacaaaTGAATCAATTGTGTCTTTTACAAAGGCAACAAAGCATAATGGTAAAACACTATTGGCAAAAATGAGAGATTCAAAGAACGAATCAAAGAGATCACTTTCTGATATATTTTCGAGTCAATTAAAAAGTCCAAATGAGTCAGGTGCTATAAATTTAAGTCAGAAACATGATatccataaaaataaatttaaattagacaAAAAATCCAAAGTAGTAACTAAAGAAAAACAAGTTTTAAAATCTAGTACGATACCTTTTATTACAAACTCCGattctacaaataaattagCTAGGGCTTTAACAAAGGAACATGTTAATAGAGCACTGTTatcgaaaaagaaagataaattgaAAGCTAAAACAAAGAGATTGCCTGTTATATTTTCGACCCAATTAAAGAGTAAAAATGAGTCAGgtactataaatttatgtcaCAAATATGATGttcataaagataatttcaAATCTGACAAAAAATCCAAAGTAGTAACAAAGGAAAAACCAATTTCAAAATCTGATAAGATACCTTCTAGCACAAATTTTGGTTCCAAAAATGAATCAGCTGTAgccttttcaaaaataacaaatgaatatactaataaaatacagctggcgaaaaagaaagatttgaAGGCCGAACCAAAAAGATCACTTTCTGATATATTTTcaagtcaattaaaaaatcagaatGAGTCAGacactttaaatttaattcagaaACATGATATTTCtacagataattttaaatcagacaaaaaaaataaagtaataggTAAGGAACCTgctttaaaaaacacaaagaaaacagatattttgaataaaagaaaagaaagaaaaaataaaaagcaaattataaataacgaCAGGGAATTAGACAAAACTCCACAATTAACGCACAGAACTGGTGGAAAATTTTCCTCTTTATTTGGCAATAATCCCGAGGTACCGACCATAGGCCAGCGACTTGTAAAACCTGTACATGAACCAGTTTTTACAGAGATTACTTTTGCAGATCTCAATATTCATCCGTTTACA ATCTCAAATTTAGAGCAAAGTATGGGTATAACTAAAATGACAACAGTTCAACAAAAAGCGATCCCTCAAATATTCTCAGCTAAAGATGTTCTAATAAGATCTCAGACTGGATCTGGAAAAACGTTAGCGTATGCGTTACCCATTGTtgaattgttacataaaattagaCCACAATTAAGTAGAAATAGCGGTTTGTTGGCCCTCATAATTGTTCCAACAAGGGAATTGGCCTTGCAGACGTAcgaatgttttataaaactgGTTAAA CCTTTTACTTGGATCGTGCCAGGCTACATATTTGGCGGAGAGAAGAGGAAAGCGGAAAAAGCTCGATTACGAAAAGGATGTAATATCTTAATATCCACTCCTGGTAGATTATTAGATCACATAAAACACACAAAAGCGTTGAGATTAAATGACGTTAAATATTTCGTATTAGATGAAGCTGATAGAATGCTTGATATGGGTTATGAAATGGATATTTCTGG GATAGTAAGTGCTTTGAAAGTGTCATCTAATAATGAAGAATCAGGATACGACgctatgaaaatatttaaacaaaatagtaaaaagatatttacagATAAAgtaattgaagaaatttcaaaggaagatataaaatccaaaatagaaaataataatagtaggagtaaaaagaaacaaatatatcATTCAAGTGACGAAAACGACGCGGGTCAAGCCGCGGATGGCATTAGTTCTTTTCCttcgaaaaaaagaaaaaaagatacaaagcATTCCGATATGAATCAAGAATCTGACTTGAAAACGGAAAATGTTCCAAACGTCGAGCGAGATTACGAAAATCAGTCGAGAAGGCAGACAATTTTGTTGTCCGCGACTTTAACACAAGCCGTTGAAAAATTGGCGGGTCTCACGATGCACGATCCGATCTTCGTTGATGCGGCTAAAGAGACTCTAGAAGCGAGCGGGGGAGATGCTAGCGAGATTAACGAGGATCTCGTAGTTCCGCAAAGCGTAAATCAGATTTACTTGATAACCCCGCCTAAATTAAGAATGGTTACTCTAAGCGCTTACATCGCCGGGAGATGTCAG ACTCCTGGggaacataaaatattgatttttatggcTACGCAAGACATGGTAGATTATCATACCGAAATTTTGTCAGCCGTTCTTACGAAACCAGTAGACGATGATGACGAAGACTCCGATCCGCTGGTTGATGTAGAATTCTTTAAACTGCATGGTAACATGATACAGAAAGAAAGGACGGAGGTCTTCAAAACTTTCAGTCAAGCGAAAAGTGGAGTACTACTGTGCACG GATGTTGCAGCACGAGGATTAGACATGCCGAAGGTGGACTGCGTTGTACAGTATACGGGTCCAATTTCGACTAGAGATTACGTTCATCGAATCGGTAGAACTGCGCGCGCAGGTTGTTCCGGCACGGCGACGATCTTCCTAACGCCCTCGGAAATCGAGTTCGTGCGAATGCTCGAGTCGAGACGCATCAGAATCAAGCAGCAGGACATGAATGATGTTCTGGACAAGCTACTGGGACCTCTTTCCAAGCACAACTCCGTCCAGGCAGCGGCTATTGCCCTCCAAAACGATTTCGAAGATTTAGTGTTGGAGAACAAGCAACTTCGCGCGAAAGCGTGTAAAG CCTACGTCTCATGGATGCGTTTCTACACGAGTTATCCGCGCGACATGCGCGAGATATTCAATCGGAAGGAGCTTCATTTAGGTCACTATGCCAAGAGTTTCGCATTGAGATTTCCGCCGCACCAAGTCGGCGGAATCGTCAGGAAGCTCCGCGAGAAAGACATCTCGACACAACCTAGACACAACAATCGTCTGTCGAACAACAAGTC ATCTGACGGGGTGCCGCAAAAGAAGCAGAGGACCCGAAACGACGGCGGCGGGCAAAGAACGGGGTTGTTGAAGAGGGTCAGAATGCTCAACACCTCCGAATACGATAGCGGCCTCGAACCCCCGAAGAAGCCAAAGAAGTAA